A stretch of the Mesorhizobium huakuii genome encodes the following:
- a CDS encoding cytochrome b/b6 domain-containing protein codes for MESVARSQSATGPDAPVSSNSTLIYRQSRWTRLTHWIWAISLFFMLLSGLQIFNARPQLYIGKQSGFGYNNTIFEIGAVNTDAGPRGYTEIFGHRFDTTGVLGWSGPPGNETARGFPSWATIPSYYDLGTARVIHFFFAWILTTTLIVWLVASLINGHIRRDLAPRLDDLKRLPRDIVDHAKLKFHHTREYNTLQKMAYGGVLFVLLPLMIITGLAMSPSMNSVLPFLNEVLGGRQTARTIHFTVMLLLVGFFIIHILMILAAGPINELRSIITGWYRTDPPAHDDKTTERSA; via the coding sequence ATGGAATCGGTTGCCAGAAGCCAATCCGCCACCGGGCCGGACGCCCCCGTGTCGAGCAACAGCACACTGATCTACCGGCAGTCGCGCTGGACGCGGCTGACGCACTGGATCTGGGCCATTTCGCTGTTCTTCATGCTGCTTTCCGGCCTGCAGATCTTCAACGCCCGACCGCAGCTCTACATCGGCAAGCAATCCGGCTTCGGCTACAACAACACCATCTTCGAAATCGGCGCCGTGAACACCGATGCCGGTCCGCGCGGCTACACAGAAATCTTCGGGCACCGCTTCGACACGACGGGCGTGCTCGGCTGGTCGGGCCCGCCAGGCAATGAGACGGCGCGCGGTTTCCCGTCCTGGGCGACCATTCCCTCCTATTATGATCTCGGCACCGCCCGCGTCATCCATTTCTTCTTCGCCTGGATCCTGACGACGACCTTGATCGTCTGGCTGGTCGCCAGCCTGATCAACGGTCATATCAGGCGCGATCTCGCCCCGCGCCTCGACGACCTCAAGCGCCTGCCGCGCGACATCGTCGACCACGCCAAGCTGAAATTCCATCACACACGCGAATACAACACGCTACAGAAGATGGCTTATGGCGGGGTGCTGTTCGTGCTGTTGCCGCTGATGATCATCACCGGCCTTGCCATGTCGCCCAGCATGAATTCGGTGCTGCCCTTCCTCAACGAAGTGCTCGGCGGCCGGCAGACGGCGCGCACCATCCATTTCACCGTCATGCTGCTGCTCGTCGGCTTCTTCATCATCCACATCCTGATGATCCTTGCCGCCGGCCCGATCAACGAACTGCGCTCGATCATCACCGGCTGGTACCGCACCGACCCTCCCGCGCATGACGACAAGACGACCGAGAGGAGTGCCTGA
- a CDS encoding molybdopterin-binding protein, whose amino-acid sequence MAKFEISPNFQISRRKFLTAASLGASGIMLSGCDAFDSQLSIGSGLRSFLENANGLTYRAQRLLAGRDALAPEFTEADIRQPQRPNGVTAPDDDTYKGLLANNFADWRLEVSGLVEKPLSLSREQLQNMPSRTQITRHDCVEGWSCIAKWTGTPLSLVLDQAVVKPQARYVMFHCLDTIDRSLSGDIKYYGTIDLIDARHPQTILAYGLNGKPLPVENGAPLRVRVERQLGYKMPKYLYKIELVDGFANVGGGRGGYWEDNGYDWYGGI is encoded by the coding sequence ATGGCGAAGTTCGAGATCAGCCCCAATTTTCAGATCAGTCGAAGAAAATTCCTGACCGCCGCCAGCCTTGGCGCCTCCGGCATCATGCTGTCGGGCTGCGACGCCTTCGACAGCCAGTTGAGCATCGGCAGCGGCCTGCGCAGTTTCCTCGAAAACGCCAATGGCCTGACATACCGCGCGCAGCGCCTGCTTGCCGGCCGCGATGCATTGGCGCCGGAATTCACAGAAGCCGATATCCGCCAGCCGCAGCGGCCGAATGGCGTTACCGCCCCTGACGATGACACCTACAAGGGCCTACTTGCCAACAATTTCGCCGACTGGCGGCTGGAGGTGTCGGGCCTTGTCGAAAAGCCGCTGTCGCTCAGCCGCGAGCAGCTTCAGAACATGCCGAGCCGCACGCAGATCACCCGCCATGACTGCGTCGAAGGCTGGAGCTGCATCGCCAAATGGACCGGCACGCCGCTGTCGCTGGTGCTCGACCAGGCGGTGGTCAAGCCGCAGGCGCGCTACGTCATGTTCCATTGCCTCGACACGATCGACCGCAGCCTGTCCGGCGACATCAAATATTACGGCACGATCGACCTGATCGACGCCCGCCACCCGCAAACGATCCTCGCCTACGGCCTGAACGGCAAACCGCTACCGGTCGAAAACGGCGCCCCGCTGCGCGTGCGCGTCGAGCGCCAGCTCGGCTACAAGATGCCAAAGTATCTCTACAAGATCGAACTGGTCGACGGCTTCGCCAATGTCGGCGGCGGCCGTGGCGGCTACTGGGAAGACAATGGCTATGACTGGTACGGCGGGATTTGA
- a CDS encoding DUF1345 domain-containing protein, whose protein sequence is MAAETPIKNPMQRHMLFAMSACFGAVAFVMALLLHAPLAYSIGANAFFAAYVILVVSQMPTFTGKYLSKYARATDMPVLVIFAVTLVVVVVAVISLFLLINQKDRGNSVELGFALLSIPLGWFTIHAMAALHYAHVYWMDGDAVDAETKKKIPVGGLLFPGDKRPEGWDFLYFSTVIGMTAQTADTNISTTHMRCVVLVHSILSFFFNTVIVAAAVNLAVSLGGP, encoded by the coding sequence ATGGCCGCCGAAACCCCGATCAAGAACCCCATGCAGCGCCACATGCTGTTCGCAATGTCGGCCTGCTTCGGCGCTGTGGCGTTTGTTATGGCATTGCTGCTGCACGCCCCGCTCGCTTATTCGATCGGCGCCAACGCATTTTTCGCCGCTTACGTCATTCTTGTCGTCAGCCAGATGCCAACGTTCACCGGCAAGTATCTGAGCAAGTATGCGCGCGCCACCGACATGCCAGTGCTGGTCATCTTCGCGGTGACGCTTGTCGTCGTTGTGGTCGCCGTTATCTCGTTGTTCCTGCTGATCAATCAGAAGGACAGAGGCAATTCCGTCGAGCTCGGTTTCGCGCTGCTATCGATCCCGCTCGGCTGGTTCACCATCCATGCCATGGCGGCACTGCACTATGCGCATGTCTACTGGATGGACGGCGATGCTGTGGACGCTGAAACAAAGAAGAAAATCCCGGTCGGCGGATTGCTTTTCCCAGGCGACAAGCGGCCCGAAGGTTGGGATTTCCTCTACTTCTCGACCGTCATCGGCATGACGGCGCAGACTGCCGACACCAACATCTCGACCACGCATATGCGTTGCGTCGTGCTTGTCCACTCGATCCTGTCGTTCTTCTTCAACACCGTCATCGTCGCGGCGGCCGTCAATCTCGCCGTCAGCCTGGGTGGTCCGTAA